A single window of Caldicellulosiruptor bescii DSM 6725 DNA harbors:
- a CDS encoding ThuA domain-containing protein: MKKILALLGDFYHSHDNLLKALQQATSTALDNCEIIDASIENFEEFLSQNPDAIVISAENRVNPQDEIVKCWMTEKVENRIKEYVEGGGRLFVWHSGLASYPEEGEFCQLVRGYFKFHPEKHKPVRYHSFQKVVLGSKGFDFTIVDEHYFVFCNKENTNIYLYSESEDGSSIAGWWHNFGKGKVVTLTPAHREDGLLDNNFQELLKAVLTFLFK, translated from the coding sequence ATGAAAAAAATCTTAGCCTTACTTGGAGATTTTTACCACAGTCATGACAACCTGCTCAAAGCCTTACAGCAAGCCACAAGTACTGCTTTAGATAACTGCGAGATAATAGATGCATCAATTGAAAACTTTGAGGAGTTTCTTTCTCAAAATCCAGATGCAATTGTAATCTCTGCAGAAAACAGGGTAAATCCACAAGACGAAATTGTAAAGTGCTGGATGACAGAGAAGGTGGAAAATAGAATAAAAGAGTATGTTGAAGGCGGTGGAAGGCTTTTTGTATGGCACTCAGGGCTTGCCTCATACCCTGAAGAAGGGGAGTTTTGCCAACTTGTGAGAGGGTATTTTAAGTTTCATCCAGAGAAGCACAAACCTGTAAGATATCACTCTTTCCAAAAAGTTGTTCTTGGCAGCAAAGGGTTTGACTTCACAATTGTGGATGAACACTATTTTGTTTTTTGCAACAAAGAAAATACTAACATCTATCTTTACTCTGAATCAGAGGATGGCAGTTCAATTGCAGGATGGTGGCACAATTTTGGCAAGGGTAAAGTGGTTACACTTACACCTGCTCACAGAGAAGATGGGCTTTTAGATAATAACTTCCAGGAACTTCTCAAAGCAGTTTTGACCTTTCTTTTCAAGTAG
- a CDS encoding VOC family protein codes for MANEILGTDVVVQIGIIVKDIEKTAKDFAQFFGVEVPQIIETEEYEKTHTEYRGKPTNARAKLAFFRNFKNIEIELIEPDENPSTWREFLDTHGEGIHHIGVFVKNMDEKIENLKKEGIEVVQKGDYTGGRYAYMESTNKLKFILELLENF; via the coding sequence GTGGCGAACGAGATTTTGGGAACAGATGTTGTTGTCCAGATAGGAATAATTGTTAAAGACATTGAAAAGACAGCAAAAGACTTTGCACAGTTTTTTGGAGTTGAGGTTCCACAGATTATCGAAACCGAAGAGTATGAGAAAACTCACACAGAGTATAGAGGAAAGCCTACAAATGCCAGAGCAAAACTTGCATTTTTCAGAAACTTCAAAAACATAGAGATTGAGCTGATTGAGCCAGATGAGAATCCTTCTACATGGAGAGAGTTTTTGGATACTCACGGTGAGGGTATTCACCATATTGGTGTATTTGTGAAGAACATGGATGAGAAGATTGAAAATCTTAAAAAAGAAGGAATTGAAGTTGTTCAAAAAGGGGATTACACAGGTGGAAGATATGCTTACATGGAAAGTACCAATAAGCTCAAATTTATCTTGGAACTTTTAGAAAACTTTTAA
- a CDS encoding AAA family ATPase has protein sequence MEIANVARRIIQNISKVIVGKEAQIELVITSLFAGGHVLLEDVPGTGKTMLSKALAKSINCSFKRIQFTPDLLPSDLTGIYYFNMKTQEFEFRPGPIFTNILLADEINRATPRTQSSLLECMEERQVTIDGITHKLEDPFFVIATQNPIEIQGTYPLPEAQLDRFLIKLSLGYTNKEETIKMLTRFREKNPLDEIEPVVAKDEVIKIQEKIKEVYVNEDILSYIYEICQSTREHEMVQLPASNRSFIALMRASQSLAAVRGYDFVLPDFVKYLAPFVLSHRILLKNQYIIKNTKSSDVINEILEKVPVPSENFAF, from the coding sequence ATGGAGATAGCCAACGTTGCAAGAAGGATTATCCAAAACATATCAAAGGTGATTGTGGGAAAAGAAGCTCAAATTGAGCTTGTAATAACATCTCTCTTTGCCGGTGGGCATGTTCTTTTAGAGGACGTCCCGGGCACAGGAAAAACAATGCTATCAAAGGCTCTTGCAAAATCTATAAATTGCAGTTTCAAAAGAATTCAGTTCACGCCAGACCTTCTGCCATCAGATCTGACAGGTATATACTACTTCAACATGAAAACACAAGAGTTTGAGTTCAGACCAGGTCCAATTTTCACAAATATACTGCTGGCTGATGAAATAAATAGGGCAACGCCAAGAACACAGTCAAGTCTTCTTGAATGCATGGAAGAAAGACAGGTGACAATTGACGGTATCACACATAAGTTAGAAGACCCATTTTTTGTTATTGCTACTCAAAACCCTATTGAAATTCAGGGAACATATCCTCTCCCTGAGGCGCAGCTTGACAGGTTTTTGATAAAGCTCAGTTTAGGATATACAAACAAAGAAGAGACTATAAAGATGCTCACAAGGTTCAGAGAAAAAAATCCTCTTGATGAGATCGAACCTGTGGTAGCAAAGGATGAGGTAATAAAGATTCAGGAAAAGATAAAAGAGGTGTATGTAAACGAAGATATTCTATCTTATATATACGAAATTTGTCAAAGCACAAGAGAACACGAAATGGTTCAGCTTCCTGCAAGCAACAGAAGCTTCATTGCTCTTATGCGTGCATCTCAAAGCCTTGCCGCTGTCCGAGGCTACGATTTTGTTCTTCCTGATTTTGTCAAGTACTTAGCTCCTTTTGTCCTCAGCCACAGGATTCTTCTCAAAAATCAATATATAATCAAAAACACAAAGTCGTCAGATGTGATAAACGAGATACTTGAAAAGGTACCAGTGCCAAGTGAGAATTTCGCTTTTTGA
- a CDS encoding RCC1 domain-containing protein: MRMIAAGYKHALVVKGDGSVWAWGMNRRGQLGDGTVVSKVFPVRVKGIEGVVSISGGGWHTVAVKEDGSIWGWGFNYFGQVGSRDGVVREEDYVITTPVEVFDKSFFG, from the coding sequence GTGAGGATGATAGCGGCTGGGTATAAGCATGCACTGGTGGTGAAAGGAGATGGCAGTGTGTGGGCATGGGGTATGAACAGGAGAGGACAGCTTGGAGATGGGACTGTAGTGAGCAAGGTTTTTCCTGTTAGAGTGAAGGGGATAGAAGGAGTTGTATCGATATCAGGAGGAGGCTGGCACACAGTAGCAGTTAAGGAAGATGGGAGTATCTGGGGCTGGGGATTTAACTATTTTGGGCAGGTAGGCAGCAGGGATGGTGTTGTGAGGGAAGAGGATTATGTAATAACAACTCCTGTTGAGGTTTTTGATAAATCTTTCTTTGGTTGA
- a CDS encoding bacteriohemerythrin, whose amino-acid sequence MSQIEWKEQYTLGNKDLDEDIKKIVERMNKILHAYEQPESQKDVLEELRFLGNELAISFSRQEYRMKEYLYPPYFSHKREHDSFLEKYKKYREEAGKEGELVAAVMKIRGIIEEWLENHVIVEDKKLVAFLKKKEQGM is encoded by the coding sequence GTGTCGCAGATAGAATGGAAAGAACAGTATACTTTAGGCAATAAAGATTTAGACGAGGATATCAAAAAAATTGTTGAGAGAATGAATAAAATTTTACATGCCTATGAACAGCCTGAAAGTCAAAAAGATGTTTTAGAAGAGCTACGCTTTTTGGGGAATGAATTAGCTATTAGTTTTTCACGTCAAGAATATCGCATGAAGGAGTATTTGTATCCGCCCTATTTTTCACACAAGAGAGAACACGACAGCTTTCTTGAAAAATATAAAAAGTATCGAGAGGAAGCAGGAAAGGAAGGAGAGTTAGTAGCTGCTGTTATGAAGATAAGAGGGATTATTGAAGAGTGGTTAGAGAACCATGTAATTGTAGAGGATAAGAAACTAGTAGCTTTTTTAAAAAAGAAGGAGCAGGGGATGTAG
- a CDS encoding RCC1 domain-containing protein — MRKAVQVSCGDNYTLAVLSDGSVWAWGSNWNGELGIGEKGGIFATPVRVKGLEDIVMVSAGKDHNLALRRDGTVWAWGRNEGGQLGDGTRESKLVPVQVKGLKDVVMVAAAEGHSLALKRDGTIWVWGFNSDGVLGLNEIVTHCEVPLKVEGLGEIVSIATNRYLVFALRKDGRIVAWGEKRYKYLCGDIDLWDKRKFIIIDKLEDIVAIALGENHAVALRQDGRVLTWGVFEYDLWRENKRIFPVLIERELLEDVRMIAAGYKHALVVKGDGSVWAWGMNRRGQLGDGTVVSKVFPVRVRGIEGVVSISGGGWHTVAVKEDGSIWGWGFNYFGQVGSRDGVVREEDYVITTPVEVFDKSFFG; from the coding sequence ATGAGGAAGGCAGTGCAGGTTTCATGTGGAGATAATTATACGCTTGCGGTATTAAGTGATGGTAGTGTATGGGCATGGGGTTCGAACTGGAATGGGGAGTTAGGGATAGGTGAGAAGGGTGGCATTTTTGCCACTCCTGTGCGAGTAAAAGGATTAGAGGATATAGTGATGGTATCAGCGGGGAAAGACCATAATCTTGCGCTGAGGAGAGACGGGACAGTATGGGCTTGGGGCAGGAATGAAGGCGGGCAGCTTGGAGATGGGACGAGGGAGAGCAAGTTAGTTCCTGTGCAAGTAAAAGGCTTGAAAGATGTAGTGATGGTAGCTGCGGCAGAGGGGCATTCTTTGGCATTGAAAAGAGATGGGACAATTTGGGTTTGGGGGTTTAATAGTGATGGAGTATTGGGTTTAAACGAGATAGTAACCCATTGTGAGGTTCCGCTGAAGGTAGAGGGTTTGGGTGAGATAGTATCGATAGCGACGAACAGATATTTAGTTTTTGCATTGAGGAAGGACGGCAGGATAGTAGCATGGGGGGAAAAACGGTACAAATATCTATGTGGTGATATAGATTTATGGGACAAAAGAAAGTTTATTATAATAGATAAGTTAGAAGACATAGTGGCGATAGCATTGGGTGAGAATCATGCGGTGGCGTTGAGGCAAGATGGCAGAGTGTTGACATGGGGAGTTTTTGAGTATGATTTGTGGAGAGAGAATAAACGTATTTTCCCTGTGCTTATTGAGAGAGAGTTATTGGAAGATGTGAGGATGATAGCGGCTGGGTATAAGCATGCACTGGTGGTGAAAGGAGATGGCAGTGTGTGGGCATGGGGTATGAACAGGAGAGGACAGCTTGGAGATGGGACTGTAGTGAGCAAGGTTTTTCCTGTTAGAGTGAGGGGGATAGAAGGAGTTGTATCGATATCAGGAGGAGGCTGGCACACAGTAGCAGTTAAGGAAGATGGGAGTATCTGGGGCTGGGGATTTAACTATTTTGGGCAGGTAGGCAGCAGGGATGGTGTTGTGAGGGAAGAGGATTATGTAATAACAACTCCTGTTGAGGTTTTTGATAAATCTTTCTTTGGTTGA
- a CDS encoding toxin-antitoxin system YwqK family antitoxin, with amino-acid sequence MLFRMLYGCEKVCVYRGKEYCYENCYIPGTYILKGYRLISTDEEDVKLRGFRPVEGERGIYEKVVLVDDVTAVYERKWQIRYKGYWVQKYCFWLVTSSVNEIQIESVKGNEGYGFLDISENAGPDNRDFVKTIDVLDLDEVIEVWEVKDGYSRYLDRMGEDEEKKGGEEAEAEKEKDGVERGYYADGRLKYEIYYSKGKEHRGDGPAYVKYYDNGKKEIEIYYRGGKVHREDGPAYIRYSYRGDVVAKVYYVDGKVHREGGPAKIEYYESGKVKEECYYREGKLHREDGPARVVYYEDGAKKIEEYYIEGKHHREGGPGYICYFRDGRIRGETYFKEGKRHREGGPANVWYYDNGVKEFEEYFKGGKLHREDGPAAVWWYKHGQEKAVEYCIEGKWPVQEKPYLTWYYEDGRVKETFYRLPPLSEEEREKYKYKFYTARYYENGNPMWINWVGRRKSSYYNEDGSEHKLVY; translated from the coding sequence ATGCTATTTAGGATGTTGTATGGATGTGAGAAAGTCTGTGTTTACAGAGGCAAAGAATATTGTTATGAAAATTGCTATATCCCGGGGACTTACATTTTGAAAGGATACAGATTAATATCGACAGATGAAGAAGACGTTAAGTTGAGAGGATTTAGACCGGTGGAAGGGGAGAGAGGGATTTATGAGAAGGTAGTGTTAGTGGATGATGTGACAGCTGTGTATGAAAGGAAGTGGCAAATAAGATACAAGGGATACTGGGTTCAAAAATACTGTTTTTGGTTAGTTACATCTTCTGTGAATGAGATACAAATAGAATCTGTGAAAGGAAATGAGGGATATGGTTTTTTAGACATAAGTGAGAATGCAGGACCAGATAACAGGGATTTTGTAAAGACGATAGATGTGCTTGATTTGGATGAGGTAATAGAGGTTTGGGAAGTTAAGGACGGCTACAGCAGATATTTGGACAGGATGGGAGAGGATGAAGAGAAGAAAGGGGGTGAAGAGGCAGAAGCGGAGAAGGAGAAGGATGGAGTTGAGAGGGGGTATTATGCAGATGGCAGATTGAAGTATGAGATATATTACAGCAAGGGCAAAGAGCACAGGGGGGATGGACCTGCGTATGTGAAATATTACGACAATGGGAAGAAGGAGATAGAGATATATTATCGAGGAGGGAAGGTTCACAGGGAAGACGGACCTGCGTATATAAGATATTCATACAGAGGAGATGTTGTTGCGAAGGTGTATTATGTTGATGGGAAGGTTCACAGGGAAGGAGGGCCAGCGAAGATTGAGTATTACGAGAGTGGGAAAGTTAAGGAGGAGTGCTATTACAGGGAAGGTAAGCTTCACAGGGAAGATGGACCTGCGAGAGTAGTGTATTACGAGGATGGAGCGAAGAAGATAGAGGAGTATTACATTGAAGGCAAGCATCACAGGGAAGGAGGACCTGGGTATATATGTTATTTCAGAGATGGTAGGATAAGAGGAGAGACGTATTTTAAAGAAGGCAAGAGGCACAGGGAAGGAGGACCAGCGAATGTGTGGTATTATGACAATGGAGTGAAGGAATTTGAGGAGTATTTCAAGGGGGGTAAACTGCACAGAGAAGATGGGCCTGCGGCAGTGTGGTGGTACAAACACGGTCAGGAAAAGGCAGTGGAATATTGCATTGAAGGTAAGTGGCCTGTGCAAGAAAAGCCTTACCTGACGTGGTATTATGAAGATGGCAGGGTAAAAGAAACATTTTATAGATTGCCACCTTTGAGTGAAGAAGAAAGGGAAAAGTACAAATATAAGTTTTATACAGCAAGATATTACGAAAATGGAAATCCAATGTGGATTAATTGGGTGGGAAGAAGAAAGAGTTCATACTACAATGAAGATGGTTCTGAGCATAAATTGGTTTACTGA